CAACCCTCCCAATTTATCCAGGCCTAGGACAGGCACTGCATCCAGGGCCTGAGGTTTGGGCATTGTGTGGGActcaaacccgggccttccacatggtgGGCGAAAAATCTACCACTGAGCCGCAATATGAACTGTTATTGCATTTCTTATATGCTGTGCTTAtctattatgtttattttttatttatgtattttgtttccAAGGAGAAGCAGGCACAGACTTGCCTCTCGCatctctacagtatgtacaaaggAAGGCTCGATCCCAAATGACCCCCTTCTGTGTGTAAAAGTGCACTACATAGGGAGCGGGGGAAATGGCTGTTACGTGCTGCGTAGTGCACTACTCTGTCTACCACGCCGCCATTTTGGATTCATTTCGTGGCTTCGCAGAAACGCCGCTGTTTTCACCGAGAGACATTCCGCTGTTTAACGCATCAGTTCTCTAGCTAGCAGGTGAGTATGAGCAGTGTACCAAGCACGGCTAAAAGACAACCGGTATCGTAACCGATGCATTGTTGGTTTGTGCAGATTTTCATTTCATCTTTAGACAATGCAAAGAATGTAGGCTTGACTTTGCTTTTGTAGTCCATTTCCGCGCACTACATATCGGAGAGAACAACGCGGGGGACGTTCAGCCAATCAAACCGCGCCGTCTAATCCGGGTATTTCTCAACAGTCCCTGGATGCAAAATTCAAAGCCCTGTAACTACCAGGAGTGCTAGTGCTCACGCGCAGCCCCCGCCTTTGCGAAGGAGTGATTTCGCGCATGCGCGCGTTCCCCCCCCGTCGCTATACACAATTAAAACGCATTTTTAATTTGATGTATATAAACGAATTGACATTATTCAATATGTGATCATGTTTAGAAGCGGAAGACATCACTAATAACACAGTACTTAAGTAAACAAAATGAGCTATCGTGCTAGCACATGCTAACGGAAACCAGGACGCGTACTGTATTTCTAAGGTCCTGTTTGGAATAGCGTAAAACATACAAAGTTTTTGTAATGTATAGATAATTATAATTTGTAAAAGAAATTGCAAAAATTCACTTAAAcctgtgaaatatatatatatatgttttttaaaattaatttcctgGTATGGGGTGATCAAGTGCGCATGCGCGCTTTCGCGCgtggtttcattttatttcgagaagtgataaaaaaaattcttcctgGTTTCATCTGATAACTAagtacaagatttttttttaaacagcatgtTGCAACAGAACATTTGTAttctagtatatatatatatatatatatatatatatatataataagtgtttataaacatttgttATGCAAGTTCACATTTCGTGATTAGAACATCCAGATATTTAGATGCAGACAAACCTTTAGAGATCATTAATTCCACTGCtattatcatgttatttataaaattgtcagGTTTTAAAcgctctttaaaaatgttttttttttctatatcatTGTGTCACCAGGATGCCTAAATCAAAGGAAGTGATTTCTTCAACATCCAGCAGTGATTCAGACAGTGAGGCTGACACGAAGGTACAGAAATTTTGATGACTCTCCTTCCAGAAATTGGAAAACCAAAGATGAGAAGATTAAGCCTGCAAATGTGTAATGGTGTTAATGGTTTACTTTGCGTCGCCAGGCCAAAAGGAAGAAGCAAATGATAGAGAAGCCAGCAAAGAAACAGAAGAGTGGGGAGTCATCAAGGGCGTCTGGTGCATCGAAAAGCAGCGGCGGCGGCAATAAGAAAGATAACATGTTCCAGGTCAGAAGTTGTGACTGATAATATGATTTTGCACCTAATAGCCTGCAGTGTCatacagaattaaaatataatttctttaaaaaggagAAGACTGTGGTATTTATGatctaatttatataaaagtaaCACAATACTAAATTTGATACATAGATTTATTATATTAGGGCTGTTTAAGTAAGTAGGTCAGGCCACTCAGTGTTGCATGGCAAATAAGTAGAATCATCACCTAGGAAAAATACTATTGACAAAAGTTTTTCATTTGGTATGTAGCTTGGTATCCTTAACCTTTAAATATGCGGCTTATACGAGcagagttcaagtcaaaccaggacttttgattgtgtggaataaaagaacacagttatgagagtggAAAGTCTCTTTATGTCTCCATATTATCCCCCGCTACAATAATGCACTTGTCCCAGCATTTGACTAATGCTTAGggaccatcaaggtagaaagttatCACAGTATACCAGAGCTTCATGTCTCCCACAAAGTCCTTTAATCGTAATGgcctggagcgaggtcaggactgtatggggggaTGTGGCAGAAACTTCCAGCTGAGTTCTTGTAATGTTCTAGTGgttttggtgaatgattgtgtgtacagtttacacagacagatatctcttcatattttattttaaacgattacaataaatgtataaaaacctGGAAGTTATTTTGACATGATTTATACTTAGTTAATTTTTGTTGAAAGGAAAGAGCATTTTGTAATCAATTTCTTCATAAATGATGGCATATCAGTTTAGAGAAAAGTTTGAAAGAGTTTGCTGAAAGTCATACACACGTTGGAAACAAATTTTAACACTAAAATACGATAAAATTTCATACCGTTACATTCCTAAAAGCATTGTATGTGTCTCGTTTCATGTGTACGTGAAGCCCTTTTAGAAAGTTAAACACGATAAGCCGAATACAAACATATGTTTCACTGTGGTGCAGCATATAAGCAGTGAACTAACTTTCCTTATGTTACACTTTTATTATTAGGTTAGTAATTAGTTTTCTGAACGACAAAATAATatttccaatttttttgtctaaaTTCTCTCATAAAAACGACTGACGTTTTTCTCTTCTGCTTTTGCGTCTGTGTTTCCTAAGATAGGGAAGATGAGGTACGTGAGTGTGCGCGAGTTCAAAGGGAAAGTCCTCATCGATATCCGCGAGTACTGGAATGACCAAGAAGGTGAAATGAAACCAGGAAAGAAAGGTAAGGAGCGCCTCGCCCTCTTCACCCAGAGTTAATGCTAATTAACCCAGATACTGGCACCTCCACTGGCACAGCAAAGACTGAAGTGTCGTAATCCGTAATAAATACGTGACTAAAACTCAGCAaatattcaactttttttttataaaataaaaaataaatcaagtaaTCAAGAAAATAATCAAGTCTCTAAAAAGATGGTGCTTTTATgcacaaaatgtaaaacccagACACCTGCTTAGATTTATGAGTGATTTATGAGTGTTCAGGTTGTTCATTTGTGGGATTTTAATGCCGTTATCTTCGTAACCACGAGGTGAACCGATTAGACTCTGGAAATGCTTTAAACAGGATCAGGAAGCTtaatcaattatatattttttatttttactagctTTCTCCCAAGAAGGACTTTGACTTTTTTGACTCATAGGAAATTACATTCTATAGGAAATTACACTAAGTTTTGAAATTGGTTTAGTTTTTAGAGgccaaaaaaaggaatatacAAAGAGCAGGACTTTTGCTTTTAACATGTGGTATTCtttcagtttttgttattttatgcccTTCTAAATCCTCCCAAAAATCTCCAAATAGTGACCAAAAACTATTGAgtcaaaagtgaaattcaatgttttaatgacattcttcatttttttttttaaataatcacaataaagaaaattaagaaaaacCCTTTATTCTGCAAAACTTGAATCTGGATCTTGCTGGATCTGACTGTGGTCTGGTTCTTTGCccaacatataaaatataaaatatgtgcttatatggaagccttgtcactgtgtgttttttGGGTTTTTGGATATGTCACTTAGAAAGTTCTGATTAATTTTCTAAAGGGTAAATTTGACCATTACTGGAATAAGGGAAGGAcgttgcaaaaatgtagaactctcaaaatcagcataatgttattattattattatttggaacAGGTGTGTCTGTgctatattttatgtatatgtgacccatttaaaaaatatattttttgctcaATCATGTTTTTTGCTCAATCATCGTATTGCCTgttttgtgctgaaaaacagGATGTTGCTCTATACTGTACAATCCCgacccctatatatatatataatagctaaatgtttttttgtttgttctttttttctaaaaatccTCAGGTGGTTTTTAAATGCTACTGGCTCTCTATGAGTCAGTATGGAATACCCTGCATAAGCGCCACATGCACTAACCGAAGTCAGTGATGATTTATAGGAGAAATCTGGCCCATTTATGGCTGCACTTTTAGTTTAGCAGTCAAGACTTTAGCCCTAAGGAGAAAGGAGGACTGGATAGTTTTTAGgccccaagcactatgacatcaacACAATGACGACATGACTATGACATCATCACCATCGCTTTGATACTGCTGTTTTAATAGTGCAGTAGGCTTTTTTGGTGGTCTTAACATGTTCAAAAGACGCACAGGTTGTATGTTGCGCACATCTGGCGATGTCAGCTGCTGCAAGGAACGATGATCAGCCCAAGCACCTACGCCATCGCAGTCCGGTCGCACCAgagatgccttaaacttataccatattcagtgacatcaccgtTCGTGGCTTTTTAGAGGTCTTAGCGTGTTCAATAGGGACACAGGTTGCTTGATAGGAAGACAGATTGTCTGGTGCTCCCGGGTGGCGTTgacacaggtgcttgggcccgttcATCGTTGATCGCAACtatactttaaaattttttttttctttctctcctctttggatttttatattacatatcATGCTTGCATGATGTGTTGTGATTTGGCTCtgctgttgatgtttttttgagAAACCaataaaaatcttaataaaaaacatgtagGAAAAATCTACATTTAATGGCAGAGATAAGAGTTAAGTTAAAGTTCTTTGTACAAGTGAGTTGGTCAACTAGCGTCAACTAAACATTAAACTAAAAATTCATAAGCAGTGATTATTCAAAATATAGTGATTATtcagttataataataacattattaaaactttaagaaaaatgtgtttacttGAATACGAGATAGTGCTGCTCAGGCTTTAATGATATTAAAGTTAAGTCACTAAAGATTCACTAATCTCACAGCAGCTAAAAGCAGAACAGAAAATCCTCAGCATTAAAATGTGCATGtccatttgaataaataaatcagatgaaAATCAGAATGACGTATGTTCCAGAGCCCTGTTGGTGTAAGCGCGGTATCTGTCACGACAAATGAAAATGTAGTTTCAAAATCAAGATAAGAACAGACATTTTACTGAACTGTGAAGTCTTTAGAGATTCCCACAGCTATTGTTTGtgtaacatttaaaagtaatgtACACAGTTTAAAGGACGTGTATTATTCACAATTTACTttctgagaaaaagaaaaaaaaccttctccaggaagagcccctcccccagcGTGTTGCTTAGTTCTGCTGTTATtaggaggggcgtggctcagaaatagctcatttacatagacactaaaaaACAGTGTGTATGGAAGAGTTGTGAAACAGAAGAAGTTTCAGATATAAAAATGCAACAACTGAGGGGTGTTTCAGCTGTAGcattaacacacatacacactttgggggggctctgagacctgtgtgaACTTGATAAAAAACAAGTTGTATGACAAATGTGAAGAAGCAAGAAAGTATGAGATCGTTACATATTATAAGGGTCTGGgtttaagattttaaaacaatctatatttttatatatttcggATCATGGGGTCgtgattttatgtatttatttgtttggttgttttttttttattcatgtcaaCTGCCCCAACACTTGAAGTGTGAACTAGAATGCAGTTCAGAGCAGATTcactcttgtttgtttgtttgtttgtttttcacaattTCACTTTGCGTATGAGAGAAAAACAGTGTCTGAATTCATCCTGATTGACTTCGCTCTTGTCCTCAGGGATTTCTCTGAACCCGGAGCAGTGGACTCAGCTGAAAGAGCAGATCGATGATATCGACGATGCCTTAAGGAGAATATAAAAGCTGTGTCGTGTTCACAAACCTGTCTGCTTCATTTCTCCGTCTGGATTCCACCTACGTTTTATAAATCAGATTAACAATCATGTAGTGTGAATTTTCTGATTAGGTTTTAGTGTAACGATTGTCGTATTTTTCTATTCCTTTGTGTTTTTATCCTACTGACAAAGCAACTGAAATGCTACGTATTGTCGTGGCTGGGTTTGGGTacaacctttctttttttacaataaagatgatgggaaaaataattatgttttgGATTGATTTTTGAATAAACGGTTTGACAAGTTGTCCTTAGAAGGACAAATAAAATGGTGTATAAAAATTTCTGTGAGTAACTTAGTTGTATAGGGACATACCTGTAGCTTTGCACCATACTAATAAAAAGTGTTAGAGTTTAACCACAAGATGGCAGAAGTGTAGAGGGAAAGTCATTTTCACAAAGGGTGCGTCTCAAACTGAGACATTGTTCATTAGGTAAAATGACTGGACTTTGCTAGAATTATCTAAAGAATAAAACAGCTGGTAATGTATTCTGCACTACACTTTTCAGTATTTCTGTTTTAATGCACCAGTTACTTGAAGTAGTAAATACATAAACTCTCACTGCATGCAGATCCAATACCAGCAGTACTGCCCACTTTGTAGGCCAGCATACAGTCCACGTGTTAAAGGTTTACAGTAAGCCAgttttacaacttaaatacactacATTTAGTAATTTACTACTCTCCAGCTGGCATCACAGCAACAGTTATATGAGATGACAGTGCAGTTTAAGACACACCGGGATGTAAAGGATGGTGTCTTACTGATCACAATTGTTCTAACTAATTACAATTCACTGACAATCACTATTTTTcccaatcactaatcaccactGTGTCCAACAgccaatcactaatcaccactgttcccaatAACCAATCATTAATCACCATTGGTCGAAACAACCAAATCACTAATCACCATTTTTCCCAACAACCAATTACTAATCATCACTGTTCCCAATAACCAATCACCAATCACCATTGTTCTCACcaaccaatcactaatcaccattTTTTCAACTAACTATTACTAATCACCATTGTTCCTAACAACTAATCACtaatcaccattgttcccaatgaccaatcactaatTACCACTATTCCCAACAAACAATTATACTAATCACAATTGTTCCCAACAACCAAAGAACtaatcaccattgttcccaatAAACAATAACTAATAACCACtattcccaacaaccaatcactaatcaccatttttcccaacaaccaatcactaatcaccattTTTTTCAACTATCACTAATCACTATTGTTCCCAACAACTAATCACtaatcaccattgttcccaatgaccaatcactaatcaccattgttcccaacaaccaaatcactaaTCACAATTGTTcccaacaaccaaatcactaatcaccattgttctcaacaaccaaatcactaatcaccattgttcccaacaaccaaatcactaatcatttttttctaccACCAATAACTAATTACGACCGTTCCCAACAACTACTTCCCACATAATTCACCATGAGCAATGACTGATCCCTGTTGTTTGACTAAACATTGCACTTCTTCCTTGTTTTGACATTTTATACTCTCTTGTCTTCTGTCTATATTTAAGTATTAAAAgctagtttttttatataaatatatatatatatatatatctgtgctCTCAGTCGAGCTTCTGTAAATCCCGCTAATGCAAATAATCGTAACCAACCCATGATGTGCAAATTAGTCTTTGATGTTATCTGGCGAGccacagggattttttttttttaagaactattTTGACCTTGAAAATAATTTGGTTAGATATATGCAAACACAGTTTCACATGTTAGCGGTACAGTAATTTAGCACTGTTCTCCACCAAAGCCGCAATGTCGTAAATGACAGAAtgggaagaaaaaacaacagaaggGAAGTGCTGCGCTTGAGGAAGCCACGAcgattttaatatttcataacaCAGGAATTTATGATGTTTAGTAATGTCGGGAAACGAGTCGCTCATGTTATATGCCTTTACGGAGGCTGTAAAGCAATCCAACGCACGTGCTCATGGTGATGCGCGTACGCATGCGCGCGCGCCGTACGAGCGCGCGCGTTCAGAAGTTTAGTGCCCTCCCGGAAGTAGGAACTCGCTGGTTTGAGACGCGTCCCGGGGCTTCCTCTGCGCTGCGCTGCTGCTGCTTAATAACAAACAGTGTGAAAGTCATCAGCAGTTTTACTCCAAACGCCATCACCATGAGAGAGCTACACTTCAAGGACAACTTCTGGGTAGGAACTGCttaatatgattatttttattattactataatatatgtatatttgaatgtttttagtattttattttataccatAAAGGTTATGCAAAACATTTCTCCTGACAGTAACTTAGTGAAACTTTTTCATTTGCACTGAATGTAACACAGTAGCATTAAAGTTGTATATTTACATAACGTTTGTTTAACAACttcctttatttacatttcaactGTCATAATGAAATTCCCAAACAAGTTTGtggcatttttaatttttttttaattttttttttcaatttttttttctttgttcttaaCTGGAAATGTTGCCACGTCCTCTTTCTGGGACATAatcaaatgttataaattaatcACAAGAAGTCAAACTTTATTCAGGCTTCAGTCTGCATTTGGATCCTAATCTGTTAAGGagcttcattttattattataataataataataatacttattattattattattattaatccccATTCCATACAAAGGACTCTACATTGTATCCCagatagacttttttttcttcctcccagCACCTTCCTAATGCCTGTGgcagtgcgcgtgtgtgtgtgtgtgtgtgtgtgtgtgtggttggagGCTATGATTATATCTGGGTGGAGAAATCACTTATCTGGACTTGCCTGAACCTTTTCCTGGATAATGATGGAAGGTATATTCATCTTCCACTGAGACCTGCTTATCcacttttttagttttattttttttattattttgtaaaactttatattaaaatttgtgcATTTCACATAGTTCCGCCATAAATTTTTAGATTATACTGTCATCCATATTTTGATGTCATAGATATAATATTATTTCTGACTCGGCTTCTTTAAGTGTTTTGATGCTTTGACACGTTTCTCGACTTCCCCTCTTCACTTCCCCTGGGGTAAATGTGATTTTAACGGCATTTGTGACATCCTGTCACTTTAGCAGTTTAAGTGAATTTTGTCGAGCCGACACCTCTTTAGGCTTGACCTTAAGGTGCTGAA
The sequence above is drawn from the Clarias gariepinus isolate MV-2021 ecotype Netherlands chromosome 17, CGAR_prim_01v2, whole genome shotgun sequence genome and encodes:
- the sub1a gene encoding SUB1 regulator of transcription a — protein: MPKSKEVISSTSSSDSDSEADTKAKRKKQMIEKPAKKQKSGESSRASGASKSSGGGNKKDNMFQIGKMRYVSVREFKGKVLIDIREYWNDQEGEMKPGKKGISLNPEQWTQLKEQIDDIDDALRRI